AGCTCTTTTGCTTTTTCAGCACTCATCAAAACAAGGGCGGCGGCACCGTCATTAATGGTGGATGCATTTGCGGCGGTTACCGTACCATCCTTGGAGAAGGCAGGTCTTAAATTAGGTATCTTATCCAAAATCACATTCTTATACTCTTCATCTTCGGATACAACCACGGGTTCACCACGTCTCTGCGGTACGGATACCGGGATGACTTCATTTTTGAACAGACCCTTTTTCCAGGCGTTCGCTGATCGAGTATAGGATTGAACTGCAAATTTGTCCTGGTCCTCCCTGGAGAAGTCGTATTTGGTAGCACAGGCATCTGCACAGACCCCCATGGCATTTTGGTCATAAGCATCCACCAGGCCATCTTTTTGCAGACCATCGATCATAGAGGATGGTCCAAATTTTACCGGAGTTCTTAAGTAAGCATAATGTGGAATCAAGCTCATATTCTCCATACCTCCAGCAACGATGATCGAGGCATCTCCCAAAGCTATTGCTTGGGCGGCCTGCATGACGGCCTTCATTCCCGAAGAGCAAACTTTATTGATTGTGGTACAAGGTACCGTATCGGGTATACCCGCATAAAGAGCCGCCTGTCTCGCAGGAGCTTGCCCTGTTCCGGCTTGTACCACATTTCCCATCAAAACCTCCTCAACCATGTCAGGCTTCAAATCTATTTTTTCTAGAGCTCCCTTTATAGCTTCAGCACCAAGTTTTGGTGCTGGAACCGAAGATAATGCCCCCATAAAACTTCCAATTGGAGTTCGTACTGCAGATACTATAACTACCTCTTTCATATAAATTGTCATCTTTGTATTGGCGAAATTACTAAATTCTATATCAACCATGCCCCACTGCCACCAATTCGTCACCGTAAGTTTATATTTTCTATTTTTGAATACGGGTACACTAAAATCGTAGTCTTGGATAACCTTTACAAAAAACAATCCCTTATTTTCAAATATGTCCTATATGTTGTGGCTATAGGATTTATCGTGTTCTTTTTCCCCAAGGGAGGTAAGTTCAAGTACGAGTTCCAAAAGGGAAAGCCCTGGCAGTTTGAGACTCTGTACGCACCTTTTGATTTCTCCATAAAAAAGACCGATGCTGAAATAGCTGAAGAAAAGCAGAACATTGATGAAACCAGTGGCCAGTATTTCAGATATGACCAACGGAAGGTGAACAACGTTTATGAAGGATACAATGATTCTTTCGAAGAAGTATTCGGTAGTTCCAACTATACCGATTCACAGAGGCGATTTTTAAAAAGTATTGGTGAAACGCTATTGGATTCCATATACAAAAACGGTATCCTGGATAGTAGTGCAGGGCAAGTCAAAGCCAATGCTATTTTCCTGCTTAGGAACAACGAGGCCACAAGCAAGCAGATTTCTTCCTTTTATAGGGTTGCCGATGTTGGAACTTTGGTACAAAAGAAACTTGAAGATGAAAATATTCCACATCTAACACAGGAATTCCAAGATATCTTTTTTGATCTTATTGTCCCTAATGTTAGTTATGATGCCAATCTGACCCAGAAGAGTAGGGAGGATGCCCTGTCTAAAATTAGTTATACCAGAGGTACTGTAGATGAGGGTAAATTGATCATAGCCAAAGGAGAGGTGGTCGAGGGCGAAAACTTAAAAATATTGGAGTCGTTGAAGTCCGAGTATGAATCTGAATTATGGACCGCCAATAACTATTATATAATTCTGATAGGGTACACTGTGCTAGTGGCCTTGGTATTGTTAATGCTCTTCCTTTTTTTAAAGAAATACAGGCCTTCCATTTATGCTAACAACACAAAGGTAACCTTCATTTTTTTCAATATACTATTGATGGTTTTCATTACCACTATGGTAGTAAAATATAACGATTCATTGGTATTTGTTGTACCTCTCTGCATACTTCCCCTAATTCTAAAGACTTTCTTTGATGCTAGATTAGGTCTTTTTGCGCATGTATTGACCGTATTGATTCTGGGCTTCGTTGTGCCCAACAGTTTTGAATATATCTTTTTGCAAATAATTACGGGAATCGTTACTATTTTGACCGTTTCCGAGTTGTACAAACGAGCCAATCTTTTTATCTCCATCGGTCAAATAATATCCATTTATATTGTGGGTTATTTGGCCTTTCATATTATCCATGAAGGCAATCTCAACAATATATCATGGTACACCTTGGGACTCTTTTTGCTCAATGGAATGATTACCCTCTTCGTACAGCCCTTGATTTATATTTATGAAAAGGTCTTTGGTCTTGTCTCCGATGTATCCTTATTGGAACTATCCGATACCAATTCAAAACTTTTAAAGGAACTATCCAATAAGGCACCTGGAACTTTCAATCATTCCCTGCAAGTGGCGAATTTGGCGGAATCAGCAGCCAATGAGATTGGGGCGAACGCCATGTTGGTCAGGGTTGGCGCCTTGTACCACGATATTGGTAAAATGAACAATCCTACTTATTTTACTGAAAATCAAATAACCAATGTAAATCCACACGACGAGATTACGCCAAGGGAAAGTGCAAAAATTATTATTGACCATGTCATTAAGGGAATTGAACTGGCGAGAAAGAATAAATTGCCGGACAGAATTATCGATTTTATAAGGTCTCACCATGGAACCACCTTTGTATATTATTTTTATAAGAAGCAAAAGGAATTGGAGGCGGAGATAAGCGAAGAAGAATTTAGATACCCTGGTCCGCTTCCTTTTTCCAAGGAAACGGCCATTTTGATGATGGCAGATTCCGTAGAAGCAGCCTCTAAAAGCCTGAAAGATCCTACCTATACGATGATCGACGAATTTGTTGATAAAATAATCGCAGGACAAATGAAAGCGAATCAATTTCTAAATGCCGATATAACTTTTAAGGAAATCGAAACCATCAAGAAGATTTTCAAGCAGAAGTTGACCAACATTTATCATTTGCGCGTGGAGTATCCTGAATAATAGATAGTTGTTTTATTTTTTCAAAAAACCTAGTAAAATAGTTGCGTGCTTCTATGGTAAAAATTACATTTGCATCCGCAATTTGAGCTAACGTTCTTAAAAATAAATTATTGGAGAGGTGCCGGAGTGGTAACGGAGCAGATTGCTAATCTGTCGACGCGTAAGTGTCGCATGGGTTCGAGTCCCATTCTCTCCGCAATTTCTTTTAATTTAAGATAGCTTCGGGGTGTAGCGTAGCCCGGTTATCGCGCCTGCTTTGGGAGCAGGAGGTCGCAGGTTCGAATCCTGCCACCCCGACGAATGAAATTAAAGCCTTGAAAATCAAGGCTTTAATTTTTTTAAAACCTCCAAAATCGCCTAAAAACCAGTATCAGCGATACCTATTCGATTATTTGTTTTACCCTTCACTTTGGCAAGACCCAGTCTTTATTTACACATTTCTTCTGGGTTCTGGGGGAAATCGTATTTAAACAAAAAAAGAAATCGAAAAGTTAAACCATAAACTTAATTTCTGAACGTACTGCATGGCCCTTTAATTCTCTAAAGGAGCCCCATAAAAGGATAATTAGGTATAATATTTAAAGAGACGAAGAATTGGACAGCCTACCAAAAAGTTATCCGTTTTATTGAAACTATTCCTTAAAACCTCCGTTTTTATGGGACCATTATTAGAAAACAATCCTATTCTTGTAATATAGTTTTTTGACTATTAAACATTGCAAAAAAGAAGGGATTAATAAATTAAATAAGTTCACTGTTCTCTAGATTATTTTTGAGTTTAGCATGATTTTCCCAGAAGCGGTCTTTGATTTTTTGAATGATGCCATCAAACTCGGGATGACTTTTTAAGGGTTTAATAAGTGGTTCATCTTCAATTAATAAAAACCAATAGAGATAATTCTCTGCTTTGGAAAATATTCTAAGCTCTTCAACTGCCTCATTAATCTTCCCTTCATACGCGTATTTCCAAACGAGATTCACACTTTTATAATTCGATTGATCACCTTTGCAGTATTCAGAGAAATCATTAAACAATTCGTCAGCTTTTTTATCCAAGCCCATCTCTTTGTAGACCTGTGCAATTTTGACGTTTTCCTGTATATAAATATCCAGTCCATTTACTTCCCTGGCTTTCACAAATTTTTTAAAATAGGAATAGGCACTGTCATACTTTTCCTCAATGTAGTACAACTTCCCTATGTCCTGTAAAATATCAAGCCGAGTAGTATCCTTCTTCCATTCGTTTAAAAGTAAATTCCTTGTACGCTTAATATTACCATCCTTGGCGAAGAGAATAAATGCCTTTAAGTGCGGAGCAAAATAGTTTTCAGCATTATAATCCAAAGACTTGTTGATATATTTCAAGGCTTCATCTGCAAATCCTGAGGATACAAGGGCATTGCTTAGCTGTAAATATGTGTAGCTCTGGGTAATGGAATCACTCGCAACGGTAAGCTGAACCCCTTTTAAGGCATACTCTAGGTATTTATTGGTATTGGGAAGCATATGTGAGTAAAATTCCGCCAGCATTTGTACCGCCAGCGATGAATTAGGATTATACTCCAATGCCTTATCAAGATGTGGCAAGGCCAAATTGTATTCCTTTGTTTGTATATAGTAAAAGGCCTTGGCGACCAAGCTTTCGGCAGATTTTGAATCATAGAGCAGGGCCTTGTCCGCAAAGCTGTTAATCTTTTCGGTGTATTGCTTTTCGAGTTGGGACATTTCGAGCAGATAGTATGAAATGGCGATGTTGGCATAGGCGAGGGCAAATTCCGAATCTTGTTCTATGGCCTTTTCAAACAATGCAATGGCCTTTTCTAAGCCTTCTTCTGTGCGTGAATAATAAGGATCCAATGCTTGTAGGTAGTAATCATAGGCCAACAGGTTTTCAGTTGGTTTTTTTTCAATCTGCTCCAATTCGGCCGGTGTCACGACAGCTGCAATGGCATCTGCGATTTTCTTGGCCACATCGTTTTGCAGCTCAAAAATGTCCTCAACTTCCCTATTGTACTGTTCCACCCAAATAGGGGTATCTGTTGAAGCGTTAATCAATTGTACGTTGAGTAAAACTTGATTGCCGACGCGTTGGCCACTACCTTCTACCAAATAGTTCACATCCAATTCTTCGGCAATCTCTGGAATGCCCTTATCGGTTTTTCTATATTTCTCTACCGAGGTTCTACTGATGACCCGTAAATCCTCAATCTTCTGAAGGTTGTTCAATGCGGATTCCATCAACCCATTTACAAAATACAAATTGGTAGAATCGCTGCTCTCATTTTTAAAGGGCAATACCGCAATTGATTTTTCAGTTTTCGGTTCATTTTTAGCATCTTTTTTATTGAACAGTACTATGCCAATTATTATCACCGCTAAGGATGTTGCTGCAATTAGCGGCCAGCGATATCTCTTCAAAATGTTGGTTTGGACCTTTTCTGGTTCGACCACCACAGTATTTTTTCCAACCTCCCCGGGGGAATATCCGTACTGTTCCCGAAAGCATTTAATGAAATAGGAAGTGCTTCCAAAACCTACTTGATACGAAATTTCGGAAACCGTCGAAGAATTATCCTTGAGTAGCTCCATGGCTTCTTTAAGACGGACTTGACGAATAAATTGACTTGCCGAAAGTTGTGTTAGTTTTTTGATTTTCCGGAGCAGGTTGGACCGGCTCATGCTCATAGCATCCGCCAATTCCGAAACCCCAAATTGCTCGTTGGCCAGGTTTTCCACAATTATGGCCTCTGCTTGGGTTAAAAAAGTTGATTTGATGGGAGATTCGTTGGACATATCGTTTACTACTGGCTCTAAATTAGGTAAAATCTAGAGAATTAAGCGTTTTCTCGAAGGCCACCTAATTATCAGAAAAGTATCTTTTGCGTCATAATTTACATCCTTGCGCCATAGTTTTTATAGCCTCCTAAAACTTTACATAGTTCTCCGCATAGCTCATATGGGTTGCTTCAAGTTCGATAGCATCTTTGTACCAACAAAAATCATAACGAACAATTTAAAACAATAATTATGAAAGCATCAATCACAAGAACGGTAACCGAATCAAGAACAGGACAGTACTTCTCAACGTTCAGCAATAGCAAGAGAACCCAATGGGCGCAGTATAGGAACTTCAATAGATAATAAACCTTAAAAAAACATCATCATGGAAAATTCACCTTTATATCCATTCCGTCAGAGAAAATTTTTTGGAATTGGATTCGGTTGGAGCACCGACAGGCTGTTTGACCGAAGAGTTAACAATAGAAAAAAGATACAAAATTGAAATAATGAAAGCATCAATCATAAGAACGATAACGGAATCAAGAACAGGACAATACTTCTCATATTTCAGCAACAGCATGAGAACACAATGGACACAGTACAGGAACTTTAACCGGTAATCATGGTCCGAAAGAAAACATCAAAAAACAACACAGTCATGAAAACGAAGATTCACGAA
Above is a window of Maribacter algicola DNA encoding:
- a CDS encoding acetyl-CoA C-acyltransferase, coding for MKEVVIVSAVRTPIGSFMGALSSVPAPKLGAEAIKGALEKIDLKPDMVEEVLMGNVVQAGTGQAPARQAALYAGIPDTVPCTTINKVCSSGMKAVMQAAQAIALGDASIIVAGGMENMSLIPHYAYLRTPVKFGPSSMIDGLQKDGLVDAYDQNAMGVCADACATKYDFSREDQDKFAVQSYTRSANAWKKGLFKNEVIPVSVPQRRGEPVVVSEDEEYKNVILDKIPNLRPAFSKDGTVTAANASTINDGAAALVLMSAEKAKELQLKPLAKIIGYADAAQEPKWFTTAPAKALPKALQKAGVSLKDIDFFEFNEAFSVVGLANMKLLGISNDKVNVNGGAVSLGHPLGCSGARILVTLLHVLDQQNGKIGAAAICNGGGGASSMVLKRA
- a CDS encoding HD family phosphohydrolase translates to MDNLYKKQSLIFKYVLYVVAIGFIVFFFPKGGKFKYEFQKGKPWQFETLYAPFDFSIKKTDAEIAEEKQNIDETSGQYFRYDQRKVNNVYEGYNDSFEEVFGSSNYTDSQRRFLKSIGETLLDSIYKNGILDSSAGQVKANAIFLLRNNEATSKQISSFYRVADVGTLVQKKLEDENIPHLTQEFQDIFFDLIVPNVSYDANLTQKSREDALSKISYTRGTVDEGKLIIAKGEVVEGENLKILESLKSEYESELWTANNYYIILIGYTVLVALVLLMLFLFLKKYRPSIYANNTKVTFIFFNILLMVFITTMVVKYNDSLVFVVPLCILPLILKTFFDARLGLFAHVLTVLILGFVVPNSFEYIFLQIITGIVTILTVSELYKRANLFISIGQIISIYIVGYLAFHIIHEGNLNNISWYTLGLFLLNGMITLFVQPLIYIYEKVFGLVSDVSLLELSDTNSKLLKELSNKAPGTFNHSLQVANLAESAANEIGANAMLVRVGALYHDIGKMNNPTYFTENQITNVNPHDEITPRESAKIIIDHVIKGIELARKNKLPDRIIDFIRSHHGTTFVYYFYKKQKELEAEISEEEFRYPGPLPFSKETAILMMADSVEAASKSLKDPTYTMIDEFVDKIIAGQMKANQFLNADITFKEIETIKKIFKQKLTNIYHLRVEYPE
- a CDS encoding helix-turn-helix domain-containing protein, which codes for MSNESPIKSTFLTQAEAIIVENLANEQFGVSELADAMSMSRSNLLRKIKKLTQLSASQFIRQVRLKEAMELLKDNSSTVSEISYQVGFGSTSYFIKCFREQYGYSPGEVGKNTVVVEPEKVQTNILKRYRWPLIAATSLAVIIIGIVLFNKKDAKNEPKTEKSIAVLPFKNESSDSTNLYFVNGLMESALNNLQKIEDLRVISRTSVEKYRKTDKGIPEIAEELDVNYLVEGSGQRVGNQVLLNVQLINASTDTPIWVEQYNREVEDIFELQNDVAKKIADAIAAVVTPAELEQIEKKPTENLLAYDYYLQALDPYYSRTEEGLEKAIALFEKAIEQDSEFALAYANIAISYYLLEMSQLEKQYTEKINSFADKALLYDSKSAESLVAKAFYYIQTKEYNLALPHLDKALEYNPNSSLAVQMLAEFYSHMLPNTNKYLEYALKGVQLTVASDSITQSYTYLQLSNALVSSGFADEALKYINKSLDYNAENYFAPHLKAFILFAKDGNIKRTRNLLLNEWKKDTTRLDILQDIGKLYYIEEKYDSAYSYFKKFVKAREVNGLDIYIQENVKIAQVYKEMGLDKKADELFNDFSEYCKGDQSNYKSVNLVWKYAYEGKINEAVEELRIFSKAENYLYWFLLIEDEPLIKPLKSHPEFDGIIQKIKDRFWENHAKLKNNLENSELI